In one Procambarus clarkii isolate CNS0578487 chromosome 29, FALCON_Pclarkii_2.0, whole genome shotgun sequence genomic region, the following are encoded:
- the LOC138369688 gene encoding uncharacterized protein, whose translation MGTQHQRHLAAMAPSSKGTQQQGHSALRAPSSKDTQHQGHPAPRAPSSKGTQGTQQQGHPAPRASSSKGTQQSWHPAPRTPSSKGTQHQGHPAVRAPCTKDTQQQGHPAARAPSTKGTQQQWHPAARAPSTKGTQQ comes from the coding sequence ATGGGCACCCAGCACCAACGGCACCTAGCAGCAATGGCACCCAGCAGTAAGGGCACCCAGCAGCAAGGGCACTCAGCACTAAGGGCACCCAGCAGCAAGGACACCCAGCACCAAGGGCACCCAGCACCAAGGGCACCCAGCAGTAAGGGCACCCAGGGCACCCAGCAGCAAGGGCACCCAGCACCAAGGGCATCCAGCAGTAAGGGCACCCAGCAGTCATGGCACCCAGCACCAAGGACACCCAGCAGCAAGGGCACCCAGCACCAAGGGCACCCAGCAGTAAGGGCACCCTGCACCAAGGACACCCAGCAGCAAGGACACCCAGCAGCAAGGGCACCCAGCACCAAGGGCACCCAGCAGCAATGGCACCCAGCAGCAAGGGCACCCAGCACCAAGGGAACCCAGCAGTAA